In Hemibagrus wyckioides isolate EC202008001 linkage group LG21, SWU_Hwy_1.0, whole genome shotgun sequence, the following proteins share a genomic window:
- the nisch gene encoding nischarin isoform X3: MDCAAFPEQNTERSVCIVGSELVENYTVYIIEVKVGEHRWTVKHRYSDFHELHEKLISEKKIDKHLLPPKKIIGKNSKTLVEKRQKELEVYLQTLLSRFPVAVPKVLSSFLHFQFYEINGIAATLAEDLFHRGEQLLAAGEVFLLRPLQLYAITQQLKLAKPTCANGDAKADLGHILDFACRLKYLKIPGTIGVVGSSNIKEHNLPFDLSVFKSVLQIEINDCRSGQIMGLPALKPTLATLSIHRSAASMKEILVPEAAEFAQWEPEGADIDCAVTAIIPAWKILTTLDMSHNNICCIDESVKLIPAVEFLDLGHNSLSLVENLQYLYNLVHLDLSYNKLTVLEGVHTKLGNIKTLNLAGNQIETLSGLSKLYSLVNLDLSSNKLAQLDEIKHIGMLPCLEKLSVASNPMCIIPDYRTKVLAQFCDRASEVCLDGTVTTEKELDTVEVLKAIQKAKEAKDRMANTEKKISDVPKQTDAGPNPSSSSSVTAPQSSSSSSSSPLHCASSSQVPRPMMDNLQSSFPQK; the protein is encoded by the exons ATGGACTGCGCGGCGTTTCCTGAGCAAAACACAGAAAGAAGTGTTTGTATCGTTGGATCGGAACTAGTGGAGAACTACACG GTTTACATAATCGAGGTGAAGGTTGGGGAGCACCGGTGGACCGTAAAGCATCGATACAGTGACTTCCATGAACTGCATGAAAAG CTCATTTCAGAGAAGAAGATTGACAAACATCTGTTGCCTCCTAAGAAGATAATTGGTAAAAATTCCAAAACCCTTGTGGAAAAGAGGCAGAAGGAGTTGGAGGTGTATCTGCAAACCTTGCTCAGCCGATTCCCTGTTGCAGTACCGAAAGTTTTATCCAGCTTTCTACACTTCCAGTTCTAC GAAATTAATGGCATCGCTGCTACCCTGGCAGAAGATCTGTTCCACAGAG GTGAACAGTTGTTAGCTGCTGGTGAAGTTTTCCTCCTGAGGCCGCTGCAGCTCTATGCCATCACCCAACAGCTGAAGCTGGCCAAACCCACCTGCGCCAATGGAGATGCCAAGGCGGATCTTGGCCACATATTGGACTTTGCCTGCAGACTCAAATATCTCAAG ATCCCTGGGACGATAGGAGTTGTAGGCTCCAGCAATATTAAGGAACACAATCTACCGTTTGACCTTTCGGTGTTTAAATCAGTGCTCCAGATTGAG ATAAATGACTGCCGTTCAGGACAAATAATGGGACTTCCTGCATTAAAGCCCACTCTGGCTACACTCAGTATTCATCGTTCAGCCGCGTCCATGAAG GAAATCTTAGTTCCTGAAGCTGCTGAGTTTGCCCAGTGGGAACCCGAAGGCGCGGACATCGACTGTGCAGTGACAGCGATTATTCCAGCCTGGAAGATACTGACCACCCTGGACATGAGCCACAATAACATCTGCTGCATTGACGAGTCTGTG AAATTGATTCCCGCAGTCGAATTCCTTGATCTCGGACACAATTCCCTGTCCTTGGTGGAAAATCTCCAG TATCTCTACAATCTAGTGCACCTGGATTTGTCTTATAACAAGCTTACAGTTCTTGAGGGTGTTCACACTAAACTGGGCAACATCAAGACCCTGAATTTAGCAGGGAATCAGATTGAAACCCTTTCTGGTCTGAGTAAACTTTACTCCCTTGTGAATCTGGACTTGAGCAGTAACAAATTAGCACAG TTGGATGAAATAAAGCACATTGGAATGTTGCCCTGTTTGGAAAAACTCTCCGTTGCCAGCAATCCCATGTGCATCATTCCTGACTACAGAACTAAAGTTCTGGCCCAATTCTGTGACCGAGCATCAGAG GTCTGCTTAGACGGCACAGTGACCACTGAGAAAGAGTTGGACACCGTCGAAGTGCTGAAAGCCATTCAGAAAGCCAAAGAAGCAAAAGACAGAATGGCCAACACTGAAAAAAAG ATTAGTGATGTCCCCAAACAGACTGATGCAGGGCCGAATCCCTCATCCTCCAGCTCGGTCACTGCTCCACagtcttcctcctcttcttcttcttctccgcTTCACTGTGCCAGCTCCAGCCAAG TTCCAAGACCTATGATGGATAATTTGCAATCCTCCTTTCCTCAG AAATAG
- the nisch gene encoding nischarin isoform X4 yields MDCAAFPEQNTERSVCIVGSELVENYTVYIIEVKVGEHRWTVKHRYSDFHELHEKLISEKKIDKHLLPPKKIIGKNSKTLVEKRQKELEVYLQTLLSRFPVAVPKVLSSFLHFQFYEINGIAATLAEDLFHRGEQLLAAGEVFLLRPLQLYAITQQLKLAKPTCANGDAKADLGHILDFACRLKYLKIPGTIGVVGSSNIKEHNLPFDLSVFKSVLQIEINDCRSGQIMGLPALKPTLATLSIHRSAASMKEILVPEAAEFAQWEPEGADIDCAVTAIIPAWKILTTLDMSHNNICCIDESVKLIPAVEFLDLGHNSLSLVENLQYLYNLVHLDLSYNKLTVLEGVHTKLGNIKTLNLAGNQIETLSGLSKLYSLVNLDLSSNKLAQLDEIKHIGMLPCLEKLSVASNPMCIIPDYRTKVLAQFCDRASEVCLDGTVTTEKELDTVEVLKAIQKAKEAKDRMANTEKKISDVPKQTDAGPNPSSSSSVTAPQSSSSSSSSPLHCASSSQGNHQFQDL; encoded by the exons ATGGACTGCGCGGCGTTTCCTGAGCAAAACACAGAAAGAAGTGTTTGTATCGTTGGATCGGAACTAGTGGAGAACTACACG GTTTACATAATCGAGGTGAAGGTTGGGGAGCACCGGTGGACCGTAAAGCATCGATACAGTGACTTCCATGAACTGCATGAAAAG CTCATTTCAGAGAAGAAGATTGACAAACATCTGTTGCCTCCTAAGAAGATAATTGGTAAAAATTCCAAAACCCTTGTGGAAAAGAGGCAGAAGGAGTTGGAGGTGTATCTGCAAACCTTGCTCAGCCGATTCCCTGTTGCAGTACCGAAAGTTTTATCCAGCTTTCTACACTTCCAGTTCTAC GAAATTAATGGCATCGCTGCTACCCTGGCAGAAGATCTGTTCCACAGAG GTGAACAGTTGTTAGCTGCTGGTGAAGTTTTCCTCCTGAGGCCGCTGCAGCTCTATGCCATCACCCAACAGCTGAAGCTGGCCAAACCCACCTGCGCCAATGGAGATGCCAAGGCGGATCTTGGCCACATATTGGACTTTGCCTGCAGACTCAAATATCTCAAG ATCCCTGGGACGATAGGAGTTGTAGGCTCCAGCAATATTAAGGAACACAATCTACCGTTTGACCTTTCGGTGTTTAAATCAGTGCTCCAGATTGAG ATAAATGACTGCCGTTCAGGACAAATAATGGGACTTCCTGCATTAAAGCCCACTCTGGCTACACTCAGTATTCATCGTTCAGCCGCGTCCATGAAG GAAATCTTAGTTCCTGAAGCTGCTGAGTTTGCCCAGTGGGAACCCGAAGGCGCGGACATCGACTGTGCAGTGACAGCGATTATTCCAGCCTGGAAGATACTGACCACCCTGGACATGAGCCACAATAACATCTGCTGCATTGACGAGTCTGTG AAATTGATTCCCGCAGTCGAATTCCTTGATCTCGGACACAATTCCCTGTCCTTGGTGGAAAATCTCCAG TATCTCTACAATCTAGTGCACCTGGATTTGTCTTATAACAAGCTTACAGTTCTTGAGGGTGTTCACACTAAACTGGGCAACATCAAGACCCTGAATTTAGCAGGGAATCAGATTGAAACCCTTTCTGGTCTGAGTAAACTTTACTCCCTTGTGAATCTGGACTTGAGCAGTAACAAATTAGCACAG TTGGATGAAATAAAGCACATTGGAATGTTGCCCTGTTTGGAAAAACTCTCCGTTGCCAGCAATCCCATGTGCATCATTCCTGACTACAGAACTAAAGTTCTGGCCCAATTCTGTGACCGAGCATCAGAG GTCTGCTTAGACGGCACAGTGACCACTGAGAAAGAGTTGGACACCGTCGAAGTGCTGAAAGCCATTCAGAAAGCCAAAGAAGCAAAAGACAGAATGGCCAACACTGAAAAAAAG ATTAGTGATGTCCCCAAACAGACTGATGCAGGGCCGAATCCCTCATCCTCCAGCTCGGTCACTGCTCCACagtcttcctcctcttcttcttcttctccgcTTCACTGTGCCAGCTCCAGCCAAGGTAATCAT CAGTTCCAAGACCTATGA
- the nisch gene encoding nischarin isoform X5, producing the protein MDCAAFPEQNTERSVCIVGSELVENYTVYIIEVKVGEHRWTVKHRYSDFHELHEKLISEKKIDKHLLPPKKIIGKNSKTLVEKRQKELEVYLQTLLSRFPVAVPKVLSSFLHFQFYEINGIAATLAEDLFHRGEQLLAAGEVFLLRPLQLYAITQQLKLAKPTCANGDAKADLGHILDFACRLKYLKIPGTIGVVGSSNIKEHNLPFDLSVFKSVLQIEINDCRSGQIMGLPALKPTLATLSIHRSAASMKEILVPEAAEFAQWEPEGADIDCAVTAIIPAWKILTTLDMSHNNICCIDESVKLIPAVEFLDLGHNSLSLVENLQYLYNLVHLDLSYNKLTVLEGVHTKLGNIKTLNLAGNQIETLSGLSKLYSLVNLDLSSNKLAQLDEIKHIGMLPCLEKLSVASNPMCIIPDYRTKVLAQFCDRASEVCLDGTVTTEKELDTVEVLKAIQKAKEAKDRMANTEKKISDVPKQTDAGPNPSSSSSVTAPQSSSSSSSSPLHCASSSQGNHFQDL; encoded by the exons ATGGACTGCGCGGCGTTTCCTGAGCAAAACACAGAAAGAAGTGTTTGTATCGTTGGATCGGAACTAGTGGAGAACTACACG GTTTACATAATCGAGGTGAAGGTTGGGGAGCACCGGTGGACCGTAAAGCATCGATACAGTGACTTCCATGAACTGCATGAAAAG CTCATTTCAGAGAAGAAGATTGACAAACATCTGTTGCCTCCTAAGAAGATAATTGGTAAAAATTCCAAAACCCTTGTGGAAAAGAGGCAGAAGGAGTTGGAGGTGTATCTGCAAACCTTGCTCAGCCGATTCCCTGTTGCAGTACCGAAAGTTTTATCCAGCTTTCTACACTTCCAGTTCTAC GAAATTAATGGCATCGCTGCTACCCTGGCAGAAGATCTGTTCCACAGAG GTGAACAGTTGTTAGCTGCTGGTGAAGTTTTCCTCCTGAGGCCGCTGCAGCTCTATGCCATCACCCAACAGCTGAAGCTGGCCAAACCCACCTGCGCCAATGGAGATGCCAAGGCGGATCTTGGCCACATATTGGACTTTGCCTGCAGACTCAAATATCTCAAG ATCCCTGGGACGATAGGAGTTGTAGGCTCCAGCAATATTAAGGAACACAATCTACCGTTTGACCTTTCGGTGTTTAAATCAGTGCTCCAGATTGAG ATAAATGACTGCCGTTCAGGACAAATAATGGGACTTCCTGCATTAAAGCCCACTCTGGCTACACTCAGTATTCATCGTTCAGCCGCGTCCATGAAG GAAATCTTAGTTCCTGAAGCTGCTGAGTTTGCCCAGTGGGAACCCGAAGGCGCGGACATCGACTGTGCAGTGACAGCGATTATTCCAGCCTGGAAGATACTGACCACCCTGGACATGAGCCACAATAACATCTGCTGCATTGACGAGTCTGTG AAATTGATTCCCGCAGTCGAATTCCTTGATCTCGGACACAATTCCCTGTCCTTGGTGGAAAATCTCCAG TATCTCTACAATCTAGTGCACCTGGATTTGTCTTATAACAAGCTTACAGTTCTTGAGGGTGTTCACACTAAACTGGGCAACATCAAGACCCTGAATTTAGCAGGGAATCAGATTGAAACCCTTTCTGGTCTGAGTAAACTTTACTCCCTTGTGAATCTGGACTTGAGCAGTAACAAATTAGCACAG TTGGATGAAATAAAGCACATTGGAATGTTGCCCTGTTTGGAAAAACTCTCCGTTGCCAGCAATCCCATGTGCATCATTCCTGACTACAGAACTAAAGTTCTGGCCCAATTCTGTGACCGAGCATCAGAG GTCTGCTTAGACGGCACAGTGACCACTGAGAAAGAGTTGGACACCGTCGAAGTGCTGAAAGCCATTCAGAAAGCCAAAGAAGCAAAAGACAGAATGGCCAACACTGAAAAAAAG ATTAGTGATGTCCCCAAACAGACTGATGCAGGGCCGAATCCCTCATCCTCCAGCTCGGTCACTGCTCCACagtcttcctcctcttcttcttcttctccgcTTCACTGTGCCAGCTCCAGCCAAGGTAATCAT TTCCAAGACCTATGA
- the nisch gene encoding nischarin isoform X1 — translation MDCAAFPEQNTERSVCIVGSELVENYTVYIIEVKVGEHRWTVKHRYSDFHELHEKLISEKKIDKHLLPPKKIIGKNSKTLVEKRQKELEVYLQTLLSRFPVAVPKVLSSFLHFQFYEINGIAATLAEDLFHRGEQLLAAGEVFLLRPLQLYAITQQLKLAKPTCANGDAKADLGHILDFACRLKYLKIPGTIGVVGSSNIKEHNLPFDLSVFKSVLQIEINDCRSGQIMGLPALKPTLATLSIHRSAASMKEILVPEAAEFAQWEPEGADIDCAVTAIIPAWKILTTLDMSHNNICCIDESVKLIPAVEFLDLGHNSLSLVENLQYLYNLVHLDLSYNKLTVLEGVHTKLGNIKTLNLAGNQIETLSGLSKLYSLVNLDLSSNKLAQLDEIKHIGMLPCLEKLSVASNPMCIIPDYRTKVLAQFCDRASEVCLDGTVTTEKELDTVEVLKAIQKAKEAKDRMANTEKKISDVPKQTDAGPNPSSSSSVTAPQSSSSSSSSPLHCASSSQEIACKDDAFLTKEILTHVDSTLTQRCCINYPTTCEVVPQVRTQLTTCSSSEITSKQRHETSGCFYCEENHESWTNRCSTPVLPLCYLSYTTNNLDFITRLSDLICQTDTGSRTSSECKTSSVEVPEQGSPDSGGSYFEMGPDHRDEIMGCSSSSTVQESESENVESLNVQINLIVWSHCITVSHDGGLNQMPCCLAATDKALVVFQTESEDTPHNLEELMDCIKVALIVPYSDMEAFWFDVPDTCISLRLTSSATRWYFFSDGQNLKEIHSHVNLLLDRTESEHISGQSKVQVFIQQFLNTWEIEENDSGAKSGYIAHMLDRASLVQRSQKSSVPSDILSPVHESQTSIPLLLFLTTRHLCVLKVDFVAMASKPNGNCIRSCAKLTRIPLASTLLNPKQSQTGKSRSVTHRFCDGHVLELMAGHEHLAAIFALPHDKFLFLKQFAQFRASLQDIKTIALLQTSKRHRRVSSTTPSKAIQEKSVSQDTQKPHLTLSLLNPGDSLIQQLSDENQCPSHLSLSPALRHLSTLKGEEVIIFFHDNIAEVENEELKHILWTSVLFYKSPDVELTACVMLSTKAVYFILDDVASTLSDQALMWTWHPSDHRDTDFLISFCFAMKLNELQSVNVGLFDQYFRVVGPSPEHIISCLTRDSYSTHHFLQQLMSVLSLLETAPSPEPSDQDFYTQFGKKSTGKMENYELVHSSRVKFIYPSEEEIGDLTFIAAERKGPQGPPHSFNVLFYALVFQVQSSPGARTELQPKSLVLSSTHVFLLDEDYISYPLPQFAKEPPQRDKYRLTDARRIRDLDRVLMGYQPYPQALTMVFDDVPGPDLLCHLTMDHFSDEKERKRMQGGDGAGSEVQWCIFVPGADSRERLISLLARQWETLCSRELPLELTG, via the exons ATGGACTGCGCGGCGTTTCCTGAGCAAAACACAGAAAGAAGTGTTTGTATCGTTGGATCGGAACTAGTGGAGAACTACACG GTTTACATAATCGAGGTGAAGGTTGGGGAGCACCGGTGGACCGTAAAGCATCGATACAGTGACTTCCATGAACTGCATGAAAAG CTCATTTCAGAGAAGAAGATTGACAAACATCTGTTGCCTCCTAAGAAGATAATTGGTAAAAATTCCAAAACCCTTGTGGAAAAGAGGCAGAAGGAGTTGGAGGTGTATCTGCAAACCTTGCTCAGCCGATTCCCTGTTGCAGTACCGAAAGTTTTATCCAGCTTTCTACACTTCCAGTTCTAC GAAATTAATGGCATCGCTGCTACCCTGGCAGAAGATCTGTTCCACAGAG GTGAACAGTTGTTAGCTGCTGGTGAAGTTTTCCTCCTGAGGCCGCTGCAGCTCTATGCCATCACCCAACAGCTGAAGCTGGCCAAACCCACCTGCGCCAATGGAGATGCCAAGGCGGATCTTGGCCACATATTGGACTTTGCCTGCAGACTCAAATATCTCAAG ATCCCTGGGACGATAGGAGTTGTAGGCTCCAGCAATATTAAGGAACACAATCTACCGTTTGACCTTTCGGTGTTTAAATCAGTGCTCCAGATTGAG ATAAATGACTGCCGTTCAGGACAAATAATGGGACTTCCTGCATTAAAGCCCACTCTGGCTACACTCAGTATTCATCGTTCAGCCGCGTCCATGAAG GAAATCTTAGTTCCTGAAGCTGCTGAGTTTGCCCAGTGGGAACCCGAAGGCGCGGACATCGACTGTGCAGTGACAGCGATTATTCCAGCCTGGAAGATACTGACCACCCTGGACATGAGCCACAATAACATCTGCTGCATTGACGAGTCTGTG AAATTGATTCCCGCAGTCGAATTCCTTGATCTCGGACACAATTCCCTGTCCTTGGTGGAAAATCTCCAG TATCTCTACAATCTAGTGCACCTGGATTTGTCTTATAACAAGCTTACAGTTCTTGAGGGTGTTCACACTAAACTGGGCAACATCAAGACCCTGAATTTAGCAGGGAATCAGATTGAAACCCTTTCTGGTCTGAGTAAACTTTACTCCCTTGTGAATCTGGACTTGAGCAGTAACAAATTAGCACAG TTGGATGAAATAAAGCACATTGGAATGTTGCCCTGTTTGGAAAAACTCTCCGTTGCCAGCAATCCCATGTGCATCATTCCTGACTACAGAACTAAAGTTCTGGCCCAATTCTGTGACCGAGCATCAGAG GTCTGCTTAGACGGCACAGTGACCACTGAGAAAGAGTTGGACACCGTCGAAGTGCTGAAAGCCATTCAGAAAGCCAAAGAAGCAAAAGACAGAATGGCCAACACTGAAAAAAAG ATTAGTGATGTCCCCAAACAGACTGATGCAGGGCCGAATCCCTCATCCTCCAGCTCGGTCACTGCTCCACagtcttcctcctcttcttcttcttctccgcTTCACTGTGCCAGCTCCAGCCAAG AAATAGCCTGCAAAGATGACGCCTTTCTTACCAAAGAGATATTGACTCATGTGGATTCTACACTTACCCAGCGATGCTGTATTAActaccccacaacctgtgaggTTGTACCTCAG GTTAGAACTCAACTTACTACCTGTTCATCTTCAGAGATCACTTCGAAGCAGAGGCATGAAACATCTGG CTGCTTTTACTGTGAAGAAAACCATGAATCTTGGACCAACAGATGCTCCACACCAGTGCTACCCCTCTGCTATTTGTCCTACACCACCAACAACTTGGACTTCATTACTCGACTTTCCGATTTGATCTGCCAAACAGATACGGGAAGTAGAACGTCCAGCGAATGTAAGACCTCCTCTGTGGAAGTGCCTGAGCAGGGCAGCCCTGACTCTGGGGGCAGTTACTTTGAGATGGGCCCAGATCACCGTGATGAGATCATGGGCTGCTCTTCTTCCTCCACAGTTCAGGAGAGTGAATCTGAAAATGTGGAAAGCTTAAACGTTCAAATAAATCTGATAGTCTGGTCTCATTGCATCACTGTCAGCCATGACGGAGGTCTGAATCAGATGCCGTGCTGTTTGGCTGCAACGGATAAAGCATTGGTGGTTTTTCAGACAGAGTCCGAAGACACTCCACATAACTTGGAGGAGCTAATGGACTGCATTAAAGTTGCACTGATTGTGCCATATTCAGACATGGAGGCATTTTGGTTTGACGTTCCAGACACTTGCATCTCCTTAAGGTTGACATCCAGCGCCACACGATGGTACTTCTTCTCAGATGGACAAAATTTGAAGGAGATCCACTCCCATGTGAACTTGCTTCTAGATAGAACTGAATCTGAACACATCAGTGGACAGTCTAAGGTCCAGGTGTTTATTCAGCAGTTCCTAAATACCTGGGAAATCGAAGAGAACGATAGCGGAGCGAAAAGTGGATACATAGCTCACATGTTGGACCGTGCCTCATTGGTTCAAAGAAGTCAAAAGAGTTCTGTTCCCTCTGACATTTTATCTCCAGTCCATGAAAGCCAGACCTCCATCCCATTACTTCTGTTCCTCACGACACGACATCTCTGCGTGCTCAAGGTTGATTTTGTAGCCATGGCATCAAAACCCAATGGAAATTGCATACGATCTTGCGCCAAATTAACCAGAATTCCACTTGCATCTACATTGCTGAACCCCAAGCAAAGTCAAACCGGAAAAAGCCGTTCAGTCACCCATCGGTTTTGTGATGGCCATGTTTTAGAGCTTATGGCAGGGCATGAGCACCTAGCTGCCATTTTCGCTCTCCCCCATGACAAGTTTCTGTTTCTGAAGCAGTTTGCCCAGTTCCGTGCCAGCCTTCAAGACATCAAGACCATCGCTTTGCTGCAGACGAGTAAACGCCACCGGAGAGTGAGCAGCACAACGCCTAGCAAAGCTATCCAGGAAAAGAG tgTTTCTCAGGACACGCAGAAACCCCATTTAACCTTGTCTCTGCTCAACCCTGGAGACTCGCTTATCCAGCAGCTCTCAGATGAAAACCAGTGTCCGTcccacctctctctgtctccagccCTGCGTCACCTTTCCACACTGAAGGGCGAGGAGGTTATCATCTTCTTCCATGACAACATCGCAGAG GTAGAGAATGAAGAACTGAAGCACATCTTGTGGACATCTGTGCTCTTCTACAAATCCCCTGATGTGGAGTTGACTGCCTGTGTTATGCTGTCCACCAAAGCTGTTTACTTTATCCTGGATGATGTTGCGTCCACGCTCAGTGATCAAGCTT TGATGTGGACCTGGCACCCGTCAGACCACAGGGACACAGATTTCCTCATCTCTTTTTGCTTCGCTATGAAGCTGAATGAGCTGCAGAGCGTGAACGTCGGACTGTTTGACCAGTACTTCAGAGTGGTGG GTCCCTCTCCAGAGCACATCATCTCATGCCTGACCAGAGACAGCTACAGCACACACCACTTTCTCCAGCAGCTGATGAGTGTGTTGTCTTTACTGGAGACGGCACCCTCCCCAGAGCCCTCAGACCAAGACTTCTACACACAGTTTGGCAAGAAGAGCACAG GCAAAATGGAAAACTACGAACTGGTGCACTCAAGCCGGGTGAAGTTTATCTACCCGAGTGAGGAGGAGATCGGTGATTTGACCTTCATTGCAGCAGAGAGGAAGGGCCCTCAGGGACCTCCGCACTCGTTTAACGTTCTCTTCTACGCCCTGGTGTTCCAGGTGCAGAGCAGTCCGGGTGCGAGGACCGAGCTACAGCCGAAAAGCCTCGTTCTGAGTAGCACACATGTCTTCCTATTAGACGAGGACTACATCAGCTACCCGTTGCCCCAGTTCGCCAAAGAGCCACCTCAGAGGGACAAATACAGACTCACGGATGCCCGCAGGATACGAGACCTGGACCGCGTGCTCATGGGATATCAGCCGTACCCCCAGGCGCTCACGATGGTCTTTGATGATGTGCCTGGACCTGATCTACTGTGCCATCTCACAATGGACCATTTCTCAGATGAGAAGGAGCGGAAACGGATGCAAGGTGGTGATGGAGCTGGGAGCGAAGTGCAGTGGTGTATTTTTGTGCCAGGTGCAGACAGCAGGGAGAGACTGATCTCACTCCTGGCTCGCCAGTGGGAAACGCTGTGCAGCCGGGAACTTCCGCTGGAGCTCACGGGCTAA
- the nisch gene encoding nischarin isoform X2, which yields MDCAAFPEQNTERSVCIVGSELVENYTVYIIEVKVGEHRWTVKHRYSDFHELHEKLISEKKIDKHLLPPKKIIGKNSKTLVEKRQKELEVYLQTLLSRFPVAVPKVLSSFLHFQFYEINGIAATLAEDLFHRGEQLLAAGEVFLLRPLQLYAITQQLKLAKPTCANGDAKADLGHILDFACRLKYLKIPGTIGVVGSSNIKEHNLPFDLSVFKSVLQIEINDCRSGQIMGLPALKPTLATLSIHRSAASMKEILVPEAAEFAQWEPEGADIDCAVTAIIPAWKILTTLDMSHNNICCIDESVKLIPAVEFLDLGHNSLSLVENLQYLYNLVHLDLSYNKLTVLEGVHTKLGNIKTLNLAGNQIETLSGLSKLYSLVNLDLSSNKLAQLDEIKHIGMLPCLEKLSVASNPMCIIPDYRTKVLAQFCDRASEVCLDGTVTTEKELDTVEVLKAIQKAKEAKDRMANTEKKISDVPKQTDAGPNPSSSSSVTAPQSSSSSSSSPLHCASSSQAVPRPMMDNLQSSFPQK from the exons ATGGACTGCGCGGCGTTTCCTGAGCAAAACACAGAAAGAAGTGTTTGTATCGTTGGATCGGAACTAGTGGAGAACTACACG GTTTACATAATCGAGGTGAAGGTTGGGGAGCACCGGTGGACCGTAAAGCATCGATACAGTGACTTCCATGAACTGCATGAAAAG CTCATTTCAGAGAAGAAGATTGACAAACATCTGTTGCCTCCTAAGAAGATAATTGGTAAAAATTCCAAAACCCTTGTGGAAAAGAGGCAGAAGGAGTTGGAGGTGTATCTGCAAACCTTGCTCAGCCGATTCCCTGTTGCAGTACCGAAAGTTTTATCCAGCTTTCTACACTTCCAGTTCTAC GAAATTAATGGCATCGCTGCTACCCTGGCAGAAGATCTGTTCCACAGAG GTGAACAGTTGTTAGCTGCTGGTGAAGTTTTCCTCCTGAGGCCGCTGCAGCTCTATGCCATCACCCAACAGCTGAAGCTGGCCAAACCCACCTGCGCCAATGGAGATGCCAAGGCGGATCTTGGCCACATATTGGACTTTGCCTGCAGACTCAAATATCTCAAG ATCCCTGGGACGATAGGAGTTGTAGGCTCCAGCAATATTAAGGAACACAATCTACCGTTTGACCTTTCGGTGTTTAAATCAGTGCTCCAGATTGAG ATAAATGACTGCCGTTCAGGACAAATAATGGGACTTCCTGCATTAAAGCCCACTCTGGCTACACTCAGTATTCATCGTTCAGCCGCGTCCATGAAG GAAATCTTAGTTCCTGAAGCTGCTGAGTTTGCCCAGTGGGAACCCGAAGGCGCGGACATCGACTGTGCAGTGACAGCGATTATTCCAGCCTGGAAGATACTGACCACCCTGGACATGAGCCACAATAACATCTGCTGCATTGACGAGTCTGTG AAATTGATTCCCGCAGTCGAATTCCTTGATCTCGGACACAATTCCCTGTCCTTGGTGGAAAATCTCCAG TATCTCTACAATCTAGTGCACCTGGATTTGTCTTATAACAAGCTTACAGTTCTTGAGGGTGTTCACACTAAACTGGGCAACATCAAGACCCTGAATTTAGCAGGGAATCAGATTGAAACCCTTTCTGGTCTGAGTAAACTTTACTCCCTTGTGAATCTGGACTTGAGCAGTAACAAATTAGCACAG TTGGATGAAATAAAGCACATTGGAATGTTGCCCTGTTTGGAAAAACTCTCCGTTGCCAGCAATCCCATGTGCATCATTCCTGACTACAGAACTAAAGTTCTGGCCCAATTCTGTGACCGAGCATCAGAG GTCTGCTTAGACGGCACAGTGACCACTGAGAAAGAGTTGGACACCGTCGAAGTGCTGAAAGCCATTCAGAAAGCCAAAGAAGCAAAAGACAGAATGGCCAACACTGAAAAAAAG ATTAGTGATGTCCCCAAACAGACTGATGCAGGGCCGAATCCCTCATCCTCCAGCTCGGTCACTGCTCCACagtcttcctcctcttcttcttcttctccgcTTCACTGTGCCAGCTCCAGCCAAG CAGTTCCAAGACCTATGATGGATAATTTGCAATCCTCCTTTCCTCAG AAATAG